One genomic segment of Choristoneura fumiferana chromosome Z, NRCan_CFum_1, whole genome shotgun sequence includes these proteins:
- the LOC141441249 gene encoding uncharacterized protein: protein MGQAHADRSRATQPHRARKTRKIHRATGSLHKQSRTAVDERVAENAYARERQRITDGRAPERDDRLAKISVFIDADGVMRLRGRIAAADAIQKEMVNPAVYIEHIIIRSCTSRIYMKNCTTRDEIVVNELRQRVYIAKIRPAVKEVIARCAAAYCAKRDRPPPLPATYRCAPRLWSPPYIWRVVVSLSTDSAINALRRFIARRGCPTELWSDNATAFRGAARELSEAVKNEAEARRINWRFLRLPPPFMAGAWERMVRGVKEALKATLHENTRATRSYTPCCWKPKRPSTLAR, encoded by the exons ATGGGACAAGCGCACGCCGACCGCTCACGTGCCACGCAACCGCATCGCGCCCGAAAAACACGAAAAATACATCGTGCTACCGGCTCGCTACATAAACAAAGCCGAACAGCTGTTGACGAGCGCGTCGCAGAAAATGCCTACGCGCGAGAGAGACAGCGCATTACGGACGGCCGCGCGCCAGAAAGGGACGACAGACTCGCAAAAATCAGCGTGTTTATAGACGCGGATGGAGTGATGCGATTACGCGGCAGAATCGCAGCGGCCGACGCGATAcaaaaagagatggtgaatccCGCGGTGTACATAGAACACATTATTATACGAAGCTGTACATCGCGCATATACATGAAAAATTGCACCACGCGGGACGAGATAGTAGTCAACGAGCTACGCCAGCGTGTATACATAGCGAAGATTCGCCCGGCGGTAAAAGAGGTCATCGCCCGCTGCGCCGCTGCCTACTGCGCAAAGCGAGACCGGCCGCCCCCGCTACCGGCGACTTACCGCTGCGCGCCTCGCCTATGGAGCCCGCCC TACATTTGGAGGGTGGTCGTCTCCCTGAGCACCGACTCGGCCATCAACGCCCTGCGCCGCTTCATTGCGCGGCGCGGGTGCCCGACGGAGCTATGGAGCGACAACGCTACCGCCTTTCGAGGCGCCGCCCGAGAACTTAGCGAAGCCGTCAAGAACGAAGCAGAGGCCCGCCGCATCAACTGGCGCTTCCTCCGGCTGCCGCCCCCCTTCATGGCGGGAGCTTGGGAGAGAATGGTCCGCGGGGTGAAGGAGGCCCTGAAGGCCACGCTCCATGAAAATACCCGAGCGACGAGATCCTACACACCCTGCTGCTGGAAGCCGAAGCGACCGTCAACTCTCGCCCGCTAA
- the LOC141441241 gene encoding uncharacterized protein: MKPAQPAAMRIPSPSRFPPPANLPPPFAATNKRRLSPSPSSTPRPTIPRLELSPMDLPRGVTCEDIGTDDDELGDRSGTRDMLLPPAPHAPSTPPPPPPPPPPSPAPPAAAQGKRYPPFMVDVLPEWPKHFRKLREKLGYPPHAAPANKGIIFTPHGEEEYRTVDRYLRTIPDIQWHCYRPNEELNVKIAVIGLPANTEPEEIVESLREKGFLPIFASQVRARAGRPGCIFHVQLQRTTETVPAIYRVNELLGMLGVRVEAWKGKKGPAQCHRCQAFRHSSANCHRRLACVRCGDEHFARDCPRPREDPPTCVNCRGPHTANSTTCPVFKTEARHRTAGIAPRSRATIRAGVTPAGATSTSVEKGHAPNSLMAAANDGRRPPTKRRRKRGGRKRKASRPRAARARADTQRHRKHCR, from the coding sequence ATGAAACCTGCACAGCCGGCGGCGATGAGAATACCGTCGCCGTCACGTTTCCCGCCGCCAGCCAATCTGCCGCCGCCGTTTGCCGCTACTAACAAGCGGCGACTGTCGCCTTCCCCGTCGTCGACCCCGCGCCCGACCATCCCGAGGCTGGAGCTGTCCCCGATGGACCTACCCCGCGGAGTAACCTGCGAGGACATCGGGACAGACGACGACGAATTGGGGGACAGGAGCGGAACCAGGGACATGCTGCTGCCACCAGCTCCGCACGCCCCTTCAACGCCACCACCACCTCCACCACCGCCGCCACCATCACCGGCGCCCCCCGCCGCCGCGCAGGGGAAGAGGTACCCGCCCTTCATGGTGGACGTACTGCCGGAGTGGCCCAAACACTTCCGCAAATTGCGGGAGAAGCTGGGCTACCCCCCGCATGCTGCACCCGCCAACAAGGGCATCATTTTCACCCCGCATGGGGAAGAAGAGTACCGGACTGTTGACCGGTACCTAAGGACGATCCCTGACATTCAGTGGCACTGCTATAGACCAAACGAGGAGCTGAATGTCAAGATCGCAGTGATTGGCCTCCCGGCAAACACCGAGCCGGAGGAAATAGTGGAGAGCCTGCGGGAGAAAGGCTTTCTCCCGATATTCGCGAGCCAAGTCCGAGCTCGCGCAGGAAGACCGGGCTGCATCTTCCATGTGCAGCTCCAACGCACTACGGAGACCGTCCCAGCTATCTACCGTGTCAACGAGCTACTGGGCATGCTCGGGGTCAGGGTAGAGGCTTGGAAAGGCAAGAAAGGCCCTGCGCAGTGCCATAGGTGCCAAGCCTTCAGGCACTCTTCGGCAAACTGCCACCGACGCCTAGCCTGCGTGCGCTGCGGCGACGAGCACTTTGCCCGCGACTGCCCGCGGCCGAGGGAAGACCCACCGACGTGTGTAAATTGCAGGGGACCCCACACTGCAAACAGCACGACGTGTCCGGTCTTCAAGACGGAAGCAAGGCACAGGACGGCGGGAATTGCTCCGCGCAGCCGCGCGACCATACGCGCAGGCGTGACACCAGCTGGAGCGACCTCCACTTCGGTGGAAAAGGGCCATGCGCCTAACTCCCTCATGGCGGCGGCCAACGATGGGAGGCGTCCGCCTACGAAGAGGCGACGAAAGCGCGGCGGGAGGAAGAGGAAGGCCTCCAGACCCAGAGCCGCGCGAGCCCGAGCCGACACCCAGCGGCACAGGAAACACTGCCGATAA